Part of the Thiohalophilus sp. genome is shown below.
AAAATCCTGTGCCTGTATCGCGTCAATGGTGTAACTGCCCAGTCCCGGCACGCCGAAAAACGACTCGGTCAACAGACTACCGAGAAACAGCAGCGGGATAACAACCACCACGCCGGTAAGAATCGGAATCAGGGCGTTGCGCAGTACATGTTTGAACAATACCCGCGGTTCCGACAACCCCTTGGCCCGGGCGGTGCGGACATAATCACGACCGATCTCCTCGAGAAAGATCGTGCGATACCAGCGCGTGCCACTGCCTATCCCCATCACCACTCCGATCAATACCGGCAGAATCAGGAACTTGATCGTCTCCAGCCCGACCACATCAAAGCCCGAGATGGGCACCAGGTGTAGTAATTTGCCAATCAGATACTGGCCGCCGATAATATAAAACATCGCTGATATCGACATCAAAACCACGCACAACACCACGCCCCATATATCGATGTAGGTGGCCCGAAAAAACGCCAGTAACAGTGCAAAAGTGATATTAATTAACAACCCGACCAGAAACACCGGGAGGGCGATGGCCAGGCTCGGCCACATGCGTTGACGAATATCATAGCCAATGTCCCTTCCGTCATCGGCACTGCCAAAATCGAAGGCAAACAGGCGTACGGATTTGGTAAAAAAAATAGTTTCGGTAACCTTGCCCACCCCGCCCGCATCACTGTTATATAACAACGGTTTCTCATAACCCCGATCTTCTTTCCACTTTTCAATCGCCTCCGGGGTAACCCGCTTTACGCCCAGGTGCATGCGCGCCATATCATCCGGGCTGTTTACCACGAAAAACAGCGCAAAGGTGATCAGGTTGACCCCGATCAGAATCGGAATGGCATACAGCAGGCGTCGGATGATATAGGCAAACATGGCTAATTCGCCTCCCGTCCGCTGGCCAGCTCGCGACGACGATAGGCGATGATGGCGGGTATCAGGCTAATCAGCAGTATCATGGCAAGCAACACCACCGGCCAGACCACAGGCTGGTTCCACTGCTGACGCCGTTGCTGGCGCAATTGTGGATCTATGCGCTTGTACATCATGGTGTTGTGCGCCATCAGGTTGGGCTTGACGTTCTGATACCAGGCGTGATGCAGCAAAAACTGCTTGGGATGAAAGCCCCATATCCAGGGTGCATCGCGCCGGGCGATCTCGAGCATGTTTTCGATAATCGCAGCCCGCTTTGGACTGTTTTGCATGTTCCGCATCTGATTAAACAGACGGTTGAATTCGGGATTATCGTAATTGGCGGCGTTTTCGCCGTTGTGCTTCGCCTTGCCATTGGGGCCATGTAACAAAAACATGAAGTTTTCCGGATCGGGGTAATCCGCATTCCAGCCCCACATGAACAACTGTGCATTGCCCTTGCGCATCTTCTCCTGAAAACGGTTGTAATCTGTGTTGCGAATAATCAGCTGAACATCGATTTTCTTGAGCTGCTTGCGTAACCAATCAAACCGGGCTTTGTCTTCAGGACCTCCCCCGGTGATATCGAAATTAATCAGCAAGGGTTTACCTGTCTCCTTTTCAACCCCGTTCGGGTAGCCGGCTTCGGCCAACAGCGCTTTGGCTTCGTCAATTGATCGACGCTGCGCCCGACCCTGTCGCCATTCATAAACATAGGGATTGACCCCCTCACGACCGGACTTGTGGCCGAATATTCCCGGGGGAAGCGGACTTTGAGCCGCGATGCCCCGGCCGTTGAGAAAGATCGAAATATACTCTTCCATATCAACCGCAATGGAGATGGCCCGGCGCAGCAGCCGTGCCCGGCGCGAATCCCCGCCGACCAGTGAATCCAGCATATTAAAGCCGATGTAAATGGTAGATGCCTGGGCCTCGGTCAACAGTTCGATACCCTTGTCACGCATCTCCGGAGTCAGGCGGGCTTCGCCGCCGGCGGTGAACTGAATTGCCTGATCAAAACTCTCGTTGATCACACTGGAAGCATCATAGTAGCCCTGCAGAAACTTGCTCCAGTAGGGAATACTCTCCTTTTCCAGACTGAATACCACCTTGTCGATAAATGGCAGCCGTTTGCCGGCATCCTCCAGCAAGCCCTGCTCCCGATCGCCTGCCTCACCTTCTGTCGGATAGTACTGTTCATGAAAATGGGGATTGCGCTCCAGCACCATCTTGCGGTTGGGATCGTTGATGGTCAGATAATAGGCCCCGGTGCCGACCGGATACCAATCCAGGGAAAGATTGCGCTCCTTCATCCCCGGTTGGGAATAAAATTCCACTGCCTCATGCGGCATTGGAGCAAAAAACGGCATCGCCAGCCAGTAACGCAGTTGCGGATATTTGCCTTTTACCTTGATCCGGTAAGTATAGCGATCGACCTGCTGCACGCCTTCCAACGGATAATCATTGAGATCAAAATAAAATGGTTCCTCTTGCGCCGCTGCCTGCTCGCGATAGGCTTCCCTCAGCATATCGGCATAGTCCCCCAGACCGACAATATACTCTTTCATCACGCCGAATATCGGTGAGTGTACTCGCGGGTGAGCCAGGCGTTTTATCTGATAAACATAGTCCCCGGCGGTCAACTCGCGAGTGGCGGTCTGCGCAAAATCCCCCAGCACATCGATCTCCGCCAGATCCTCACGCCCAAGATCCCGATACAGGGGCTTCCCTGCTTTATCAGTGGCAAAGGCCGGATGGGGTTGGTATTCAATACCCGGTTTGATGGTGATTTCATAGACGCTGTATGCAATCTCCGCCGGTGAGGCATCCTCCGGCAGGACATTGTCCTGTGTATCCAGATAAGTCACCCTCGGCATCTGCGCGGCCGTCAACGGCTCCAGCTCATAAGGGCGTTTCAAATAGTGATATTGCAGGGGCGGTTCGTATATCTGGCCGAGAAACTGATACTCGTTGGAGCTGTAGGACTGTACCGGATCCAGATGCTTGGGTCGTTCGCTGAAGGAG
Proteins encoded:
- a CDS encoding ABC transporter substrate-binding protein, with protein sequence MVWLRAIRERQPAGGGISRSRGRALALLLLPAVLSTGGCDGLWNNPYPDSEADANILYASFSERPKHLDPVQSYSSNEYQFLGQIYEPPLQYHYLKRPYELEPLTAAQMPRVTYLDTQDNVLPEDASPAEIAYSVYEITIKPGIEYQPHPAFATDKAGKPLYRDLGREDLAEIDVLGDFAQTATRELTAGDYVYQIKRLAHPRVHSPIFGVMKEYIVGLGDYADMLREAYREQAAAQEEPFYFDLNDYPLEGVQQVDRYTYRIKVKGKYPQLRYWLAMPFFAPMPHEAVEFYSQPGMKERNLSLDWYPVGTGAYYLTINDPNRKMVLERNPHFHEQYYPTEGEAGDREQGLLEDAGKRLPFIDKVVFSLEKESIPYWSKFLQGYYDASSVINESFDQAIQFTAGGEARLTPEMRDKGIELLTEAQASTIYIGFNMLDSLVGGDSRRARLLRRAISIAVDMEEYISIFLNGRGIAAQSPLPPGIFGHKSGREGVNPYVYEWRQGRAQRRSIDEAKALLAEAGYPNGVEKETGKPLLINFDITGGGPEDKARFDWLRKQLKKIDVQLIIRNTDYNRFQEKMRKGNAQLFMWGWNADYPDPENFMFLLHGPNGKAKHNGENAANYDNPEFNRLFNQMRNMQNSPKRAAIIENMLEIARRDAPWIWGFHPKQFLLHHAWYQNVKPNLMAHNTMMYKRIDPQLRQQRRQQWNQPVVWPVVLLAMILLISLIPAIIAYRRRELASGREAN
- a CDS encoding ABC transporter permease translates to MFAYIIRRLLYAIPILIGVNLITFALFFVVNSPDDMARMHLGVKRVTPEAIEKWKEDRGYEKPLLYNSDAGGVGKVTETIFFTKSVRLFAFDFGSADDGRDIGYDIRQRMWPSLAIALPVFLVGLLINITFALLLAFFRATYIDIWGVVLCVVLMSISAMFYIIGGQYLIGKLLHLVPISGFDVVGLETIKFLILPVLIGVVMGIGSGTRWYRTIFLEEIGRDYVRTARAKGLSEPRVLFKHVLRNALIPILTGVVVVIPLLFLGSLLTESFFGVPGLGSYTIDAIQAQDFAIVRAMVFLGSVLYIIGLLLTDISYTVADPRIRLS